The Mycolicibacterium monacense genome contains the following window.
ATCATGAGTTTCGACGCGACAGTTCGACTGCGCCGCGTCTTCCGCTGGGTGCCCGGCGCGGTGGACACCGTGGGTGAGCAGGCGCTCTTCTACGGCGAGACGATTCGTTACATCCCCAACGCGCTGACCCGGTACCGCAAGGAGACCATCCGGCTCATCGCCGAGATGACGATGGGCGCCGGCGCGTTGGTGATGATCGGCGGCACGGTCGGTGTCGCGGCGTTCCTCACGTTGGCCTCCGGCGGTGTGATCGCCGTTCAGGGCTACTCGTCGCTCGGCAACATCGGTATCGAGGCGCTGACCGGATTCCTGTCGGCCTTCCTCAACGTCCGCATCGTCGCGCCGGTCATCGCCGGGATCGCGCTGGCAGCCACGATCGGCGCGGGCACCACCGCGCAACTGGGCGCCATGCGCGTCGCCGAGGAGATCGACGCCGTGGAGACGATGGCCGTGCACTCGGTGTCGTATCTGGTCTCGACGCGTCTGATGGCCGGGTTGATCGCGATCGTCCCGCTGTACTCCCTGTCCGTGCTCGCCGCGTTCTTCGCCGCACGATTCACGACGGTGTTCATCAACGGACAGTCCGCCGGCCTCTACGACCACTACTTCAACACGTTCCTGGTGCCCAGTGACCTGCTGTGGTCGTTCCTGCAGGCCATCGTCATGTCGATCGCGGTGATGCTCGTGCACACCTACTACGGCTACAACGCCTCGGGCGGGCCGGTCGGGGTCGGTATCGCCGTCGGCCAGGCCGTGCGGACGTCGCTGATCGTGGTCGTCACCATCACCCTGTTCATCTCGCTCGCCGTCTACGGCGCCTCCGGCAACTTCAACCTGTCGGGGTAGGCGATGCCAGATATCGACGCAAAGCGCAGTCACGTACGCATCGCCGCCGCGATCATGGCGTCGATCATCGTCGCCGCCGCGGTGTTCACCTACCTGTCGTACACCGCGGCGTTCACCTCGACCGACACCGTCACCGTCTTCTCACCGCGCGCCGGGCTGGTCATGGAGACCGATGCGAAGGTCAAGTACCGCGGCATCCAGATCGGCAAGGTCAAGGAGATCGAGTACGCCGGGGACCAGGCGAAGCTGACCCTGGCCATCCGCAGCGACGAGATGAAGTACATCCCGGCCAACGCCCCCGTGCGCATCGCGGGTACGACGGTGTTCGGCGCCAAGGCCGTCGAGTTCATCCCGCCGGAGAAGGCGCAGCAGACGTCGTTGCGGCCCGGGGCCGAAGTGCAGGCCTCCGACGTCCAACTCGAGGTCAACACGCTGTTCCAGACCCTGACCGATGTGCTCGGCAAGATCGACCCGATCAACCTCAACGCCACCATCAGCGCGCTGGGGGAGGGCTTACGCGGTAACGGCGACGATGTGGGCGCCCTGCTCGAGGGCCTCAATTACTACGTGGCGCGGCTGAACCCGAAGCTGCCCACACTGCAGGAGGACTTCCGCAGGGCCGCCGAGGTGACCAACATCTACGGCGACGCCGGCCCGGACATCGCGCGGATCCTCGACAACGCCCCGACGATCAGCAACACGATCGTCGACCAGCAGGACAACCTCAATGCGACACTGCTGGCCGCCACGGGTCTGGCCAACAACGGCACCGCCACGCTGGAACCGGCCGCCGACAACTACATCGCGGCGATCCAGCGGTTGCGGGCGCCGTTGAAGGTGGCCGGTGAGTACTCCCCGGTGATCGGCTGCGTGCTCAAGGGCACCGCCGTCGCCGTCGAGCGGTTCGCCCCGATCATCGGCGGTATCCGGCCGGGCCTGTTCGTGTCCTCGAACTTCCTCCCCGGCTCACCGGCGTACACGTACCCGGAGAGCCTGCCCATCGTCAACGCCTCCGGCGGTCCCAACTGCCGCGGCCTGCCGGACGTGCCCAACAAGCAGTACGGCGGCTCCTGGTACCACACCCCGTTCGTGGTCACCGACAACGCCTATGTGCCGTACCAGCCGAACACCGAGCTGCAGTTCGACGCTCCCTCGACGCTGCAGTTCCTGTTCAACGGCGCGTTCGCGGAGAAGGACGAGTACTGATGAAGCGCGACGGAAACCTGCTCAACGTCGGCATCTTCACCGTGGTGATGCTGCTGGTCGCGGCGGCGCTCGTCGTGGTGTTCGGCGAGTTCCGGTTCGCCTCGGGCAACTCGTATCACGCCAACTTCACCGAGGCGTCGCGGCTGAAGGCCGGACAGGACGTGCGGATCGCCGGCGTTCCGGTCGGCACGGTGAAGGACGTCAAACTCAACGAGGACAACACCGTCGACGTCGCATTCGACGTCAGCGACAAGTACCAGCTCTACACCTCGACCAGGGCCGTCGTCCGCTACGAGAACCTGGTCGGCGACCGTTATCTCGAGATCACCAGTGGGCCGGGCGAACTGCGGAAGCTGCCGCCCGGGTCGACCATCCCCAAGCAGAACACCCAGCCGGCACTCGACCTCGACGCGCTGTTGGGCGGGCTGCGCCCGGTGCTCAAGGGTCTCGACGGCGCGAAGGTCAACGAGCTCAGCAGCGCGGTGATCGAACTCCTGCAGGGACAGGGCGGTGCGCTGTCGAACCTGTTGGCGACCACCGGCTCGTTCAGCCAGAACCTGGCCGCCCGCGAGCAGCTCATCGGAGACGTGATCACGAACCTCAACACCGTGCTGGGCACCGTCGACGAGAAGGGTGCTCAGTTCGACGCGAGCGTCGACCGGCTGCAGCAGCTGATCACCGGGCTCGCACAGGGACGGGACCCGATCGCGGGTGCCATCGAACCGCTCGCCACCGCGGAGAACGATCTGACCGAGATGCTGGAGGTGTCCCGGCGACCCCTGCAGGGTGTCATCGAGAACGCGCGGCCGCTGGCCCAGGCCCTCGACAACCGGAAGGCCGATGTCAACAAGGTGATCGAACCGCTCGCCGAGAACTACCTGCGGCTCAACGCCCTCGGCGCCTACGGGTCCTTCTTCAACATCTTCTATTGCTCGACCCGGCTGAAGATCAACGGTCCCGCCGGTAGCGACATCCTGATCCCGGTCGGTGGCCCGCCGGATCCGTCCAAGGGGAGGTGCTCCGAAAATGGCTAGACCCGACAGCACCAATCCGCTCCGCACCGGAATCTTCGGCATCGTCCTGGTGACCTGCCTGGTGCTGGTGTCGTTCGGCTACACCGGCCTGCCGTTCTTCCCGCAGGGCAAGTCGTACGAGGCGTACTTCACCGACGCCGGCGGGATCACGCCCGGCAACGACGTGAACGTCTCCGGTATCACGGTCGGCAAGGTCGACGGCGTGGAACTTGCCGGCGACGCGGCCAAGGTGAATTTCACCGTCGACCGCGAGGTGCGGGTCGGGGACCAGTCGA
Protein-coding sequences here:
- a CDS encoding MlaE family ABC transporter permease, which codes for MSFDATVRLRRVFRWVPGAVDTVGEQALFYGETIRYIPNALTRYRKETIRLIAEMTMGAGALVMIGGTVGVAAFLTLASGGVIAVQGYSSLGNIGIEALTGFLSAFLNVRIVAPVIAGIALAATIGAGTTAQLGAMRVAEEIDAVETMAVHSVSYLVSTRLMAGLIAIVPLYSLSVLAAFFAARFTTVFINGQSAGLYDHYFNTFLVPSDLLWSFLQAIVMSIAVMLVHTYYGYNASGGPVGVGIAVGQAVRTSLIVVVTITLFISLAVYGASGNFNLSG
- a CDS encoding MCE family protein translates to MPDIDAKRSHVRIAAAIMASIIVAAAVFTYLSYTAAFTSTDTVTVFSPRAGLVMETDAKVKYRGIQIGKVKEIEYAGDQAKLTLAIRSDEMKYIPANAPVRIAGTTVFGAKAVEFIPPEKAQQTSLRPGAEVQASDVQLEVNTLFQTLTDVLGKIDPINLNATISALGEGLRGNGDDVGALLEGLNYYVARLNPKLPTLQEDFRRAAEVTNIYGDAGPDIARILDNAPTISNTIVDQQDNLNATLLAATGLANNGTATLEPAADNYIAAIQRLRAPLKVAGEYSPVIGCVLKGTAVAVERFAPIIGGIRPGLFVSSNFLPGSPAYTYPESLPIVNASGGPNCRGLPDVPNKQYGGSWYHTPFVVTDNAYVPYQPNTELQFDAPSTLQFLFNGAFAEKDEY
- a CDS encoding MCE family protein encodes the protein MKRDGNLLNVGIFTVVMLLVAAALVVVFGEFRFASGNSYHANFTEASRLKAGQDVRIAGVPVGTVKDVKLNEDNTVDVAFDVSDKYQLYTSTRAVVRYENLVGDRYLEITSGPGELRKLPPGSTIPKQNTQPALDLDALLGGLRPVLKGLDGAKVNELSSAVIELLQGQGGALSNLLATTGSFSQNLAAREQLIGDVITNLNTVLGTVDEKGAQFDASVDRLQQLITGLAQGRDPIAGAIEPLATAENDLTEMLEVSRRPLQGVIENARPLAQALDNRKADVNKVIEPLAENYLRLNALGAYGSFFNIFYCSTRLKINGPAGSDILIPVGGPPDPSKGRCSENG